One Corythoichthys intestinalis isolate RoL2023-P3 chromosome 9, ASM3026506v1, whole genome shotgun sequence DNA window includes the following coding sequences:
- the arpc4 gene encoding actin-related protein 2/3 complex subunit 4, with protein MTATLRPYLNAVRATLQAALCLENFSSQVVERHNKPEVEVRSSKELLLQPVVISRNDKEKVLIEGSINSVRVSIAVKQADEIEKILCHKFMRFMMMRAENFFILRRKPVEGYDISFLITNFHTEQMYKHKLVDFVIHFMEEIDKEISEMKLSVNARARIVAEEFLKNF; from the exons atg ACGGCCACCTTGCGGCCTTACCTGAACGCGGTGCGAGCCACCCTTCAGGCCGCCCTCTGCTTGGAGAACTTCTCATCTCAGGTGGTGGAGAGACACAACAAGCCCGAGGTGGAAGTACG GAGCAGCAAAGAACTTTTACTCCAGCCTGTCGTCATAAGCCGCAATGACAAGGAGAAAGTCCTCATCGAAGGCTCCATCAACTCCGTCAGAGTCAGCATCGCCGTTAAGCAG GCGGATGAGATTGAGAAGATTCTGTGCCATAAATTCATGCGCTTCATGATGATGAGGGCTGAGAATTTCTTCATTTTGAGGAGGAAGCCAGTGGAG GGCTATGACATCAGCTTCCTGATCACCAACTTCCACACGGAGCAAATGTACAAGCACAAGCTGGTTGACTTTGTCATTCACTTCATGGAGGAGATCGACAAGGAAATCAGCGAGATGAAACTGTCCGTTAATGCCAGAGCTCGCATTGTTGCAGAGGAGTTCCTAAAAAAT TTCTGA